AGTTTCTCTTCATGCTTTGAGGGGAAGTTGAAAATAACGCTGATGAAGAGGAAAAGGTTGCATTTCACCACAGAGATGTGAGTTTGATCAGCGTGACGGTTTAAAATCTGCTTAGTAAGATCAGAAATGAATGCTAAATCATGACacaaaagcagagatgaaatttaTTTACGAAACATTAAAGGTTTCGAATCATTTCAAGCGGTTGCACTGAAGTTTGTCGCAGGGCATGATTCCTTCAAACATTATTACTgcacataatttttttttgctcaaaaacAACTTCCGACAATGGGCAGATTCATGTGAACGTTTTACGGTAAAAGCTACTTTCTGCATTGATCAAGCCCTGTCTTCTTTTGAATTTTTACAGCAGCGCCACATGGAGGTTAAGTTTACGATAGCAAGGCTTAACATTATGGAATCAACGTGCAGATTAGATTTCATACCAAAAAATTCAGTTAATTTTACAGTCACAGATATCGCCTAGTAGCTGtgctgaaatatttcagcttCCTATGGTCACACACAACATGATAACACTACTTATTCAAACTTAAaagtacaaattaaaaaaaaggaaacgcCTAATTCAGACGTCAAGCATTTAAAATTCTACAGCACAATAAGTAACTAAAACAATCAGGGGAAAATACGACTGTAAAAACTGtcccaaaataataaaaagagacATGGACGTCGGCAATTCACTTCGTCCTTTGAGCGTCGCAGGGGAACAAAACGCGCTCAGCCACAGACAGGAAGAGGATATTGTCACGTGCATCAGGAGGCGGCGAGCGGCGACGCAGTCGGACGACGGTCctggaaaaaagaagcaaatgaCACAAATGATCTGCCTGCAACTGTTAATATGAAGCACGTTTTCCCAGCTATGAGGTCACTTTGATTTGAGTTCTCTATATTGAGTCTCGCTCTTTAGTCAGAGACTACTCGGTTTGTCTTTGGCGGGTTTATTTTAAGAGGTAGTGGCTAAAATCAATCTTAATGCACAGAGGTGCATTTACATCAAACTTGTCGAACAGCTCTTTGTACGGTTGTTTGTCAAACATCGATTGCCTGAGACATCTAGAGAGTGCAAGAAGAGTCACAAGCTGCCTCTGCCTTTACAGGGACGAAAGGATATTAGCAAAGATATGAACATCAGTCTACGTCAGACCTAGTCTCACCTTCACATGTAAGGGCCGTGCTTAATAAGCGTAGCGTGCTGGCGGTGGCGGAGGCAGCCGATCTGCGTAGAGGTCCCTACCACGTGGAACTCCATAACCCGGCACCCTGGAAACCGGCGAGAGTCGGGAGCGCTCGTAGGAGTAGCCATTACTGGCAGGGGGCATTGGTGCATTAGGCACTCTCCTAAGGGGGCTTCGATCTCGGGCATAGTACGAGGacggaggaggagggaggggccGACGCTCATACGGGTCAAGCGACGAGGTCATGAGACGATCTCGAACGACGGCTGAGGGTGGCGGGGGAGGTGGAGGGACGCCAGGACGCTGGTCTTCATATGGGGGTATGCCATACGGGCGGGCTCTGTACTTCTCGTAGTAATCTACCACGCTGTATCTGTCCCTCTCCCCTTCATAGGGACGCTCAGGATAAACAGCTCGCCTAGGGGGAGGGGGTGGCAGAGGAGGAGCAGGGTAACCTGGGGGCATGCGGCCTCTCATGTAGCCAGGAGGGGGAGGAGGCTCATGTCGCTCTCCAGGATAGCGAGGTGGCCAATAACCCCTATCTGGAGGAGGGGGATAGTCGTCCCGTTCGTCATATTTGGGGCGGCTCTTAGAAATCTGGACATGGATGCGTTTTCCTAAAAGGGgtggataaaacaaaaaaatcagatttgaaataaaacttttctttGCAACATATTTACCAGTTAAAACATTTACCTTGAAATTCAGTATTGTCCAGTCCCTTGATGGCATCCATGGCCTCATCAGAGTTTGACATGTGTACAAAAGCAAAATTCTTGACAACAGCACACTCAGTGACTGTGCCATACTCTTCAAAGAGAGCTCTGAGCTCATCATCTGATCCCTTTTCAACATTAGCAACATGAAGCTTAACCGAACCCTGGTTCTTCCCATGGCTGGCCTCCACGTTGATTGGTGTGCCGTGAAGCTTGTAGAGATGCAGGTTCTTTATGGCTTTTGTGGCAGCCTTTCGGTCATCCATGTGGACAAAAGCGAAATTCTTGATGATGGCACATTCTGTGACTGTGCCGTACTCTGTAAAGAGTGCCTTGATTTCATCCTGGTCTGCATCCTGGGGCAGGTTTCCCACAAAAATCTTCACCATTGTTAGGGCTCTGTTTAATagcaaaaaaggaaatattcaggaaataaGTGGAAGATGCTTGTTTACAATTAAtaacatttatctttatttattctttcttgtactctaaatcaggggtgtccaaactttttccactgagggacACATACAGTAAAATACCAGGATAGTGGGGCCATTTTCATATTCCTCGCCTTGAGgttctttaaaataataaaaccacaTCTTATGTAGGTTACAATATGCTAAGTTGTTGAGTTTGCCTAATTGGTTAACAGCTGACAAGGTAAATAGAcaatcattttcaggattttgggaGGCTGATCAGACTTCAGagggccctgtttggccctggctaccactggcctCGCCTCTAAAATGTTACTGGTTAATGCTATTTGCAGCAGTACTCTATCGGGGAGtcataaatcaaaatatt
This genomic stretch from Cheilinus undulatus linkage group 22, ASM1832078v1, whole genome shotgun sequence harbors:
- the rbm4.3 gene encoding RNA-binding protein 4.3, with translation MVKIFVGNLPQDADQDEIKALFTEYGTVTECAIIKNFAFVHMDDRKAATKAIKNLHLYKLHGTPINVEASHGKNQGSVKLHVANVEKGSDDELRALFEEYGTVTECAVVKNFAFVHMSNSDEAMDAIKGLDNTEFQGKRIHVQISKSRPKYDERDDYPPPPDRGYWPPRYPGERHEPPPPPGYMRGRMPPGYPAPPLPPPPPRRAVYPERPYEGERDRYSVVDYYEKYRARPYGIPPYEDQRPGVPPPPPPPSAVVRDRLMTSSLDPYERRPLPPPPSSYYARDRSPLRRVPNAPMPPASNGYSYERSRLSPVSRVPGYGVPRGRDLYADRLPPPPPARYAY